GCCGGCGGCGAGATGCGGCGGCACGTAAACGCGCGGCACGGGGGCTGCGTTTCTACGGCTCTCCAGGTTCATGTAAACTTTTGCTGCGCCGCGCGTTGCGCGCGGGAGCGAGGAAGGAGACAAGGCAACAGGATGCAGGACCCATGGTAAGCCTCGAAACACCCCTCTGCAATTTCGGGTGGCACGCCGTCGACTTCCTGCTGCCCGGTACCGACGGCAGGCACTATTCGATCGGCGACGTGAAGGGGCCGAACGGGCTCCTCGTCATGTTCATCTGCAACCACTGCCCGTACGTCAAGGCGGTGCGCGAGCGACTGGTGCGCGATTGTCGCGAGCTCAAGGAGCTCGGCATCGGTTCGATCGCCATCATGTCGAACGATCCAGCGGATTACGCCGAGGATTCGTTCGAGAACATGCAGCGCGTCGCGCGCGAGTTCCGGTTTCCGTTCCCCTACGTGCTCGACGAGACGCAGGACATCGCCCGTGCCTATGGGGCGGTCTGCACGCCGGATTTCTTCGGTTTCAACGCCAAGCTGCAACTGCAATACCGCGGGCGCCTCGACGCCTCGCGCAAGGACACCGCGCCGGAGGCGCGCCGCGACCTGTTCGAGGCCATGTCGCAGGTGGCGCGCACTGGCGACGGGCCGCGCGAACAGATACCCTCCATGGGGTGCTCGATCAAGTGGAAACATGGCTGACCGACGTCAGCGCTGAAATGGGTGCGCTCATCCGCACCGTCAAGTCGG
The sequence above is drawn from the Betaproteobacteria bacterium genome and encodes:
- a CDS encoding thioredoxin family protein, yielding MVSLETPLCNFGWHAVDFLLPGTDGRHYSIGDVKGPNGLLVMFICNHCPYVKAVRERLVRDCRELKELGIGSIAIMSNDPADYAEDSFENMQRVAREFRFPFPYVLDETQDIARAYGAVCTPDFFGFNAKLQLQYRGRLDASRKDTAPEARRDLFEAMSQVARTGDGPREQIPSMGCSIKWKHG